TCGAAAAGTCCACGCTCGGCAACCTGCGGATATTGCTTGACAAGGAAAAGAGCGAAGCTGCGGCCGCGGCTGCCGTGACGCGCCTTACCGAGGCCGCATTGCCTGAACGCCTCGCTGAGGCGCGTGGCGAGCTTCTGAAGCTGGCAAAGGCCCGGCTCGCCGCACTGAAGAAGGAGGCCCAGTACGAGAAGACCGCGGTCAATCGTTGGCCCTCCATCGGAGCTCCCGCCCGAAAGCTCCTGGGCGTCCTCGCCCAAATTCAAACCTACAGCAGCATGGACGAGCTCGCCGACTACGCCCACATGGAGGTGAAGTGGGTTCGGTTCCACTACGAAAAGCTCGTCGATACCGGCATGATTTTCGAGAGTGCCGGCAAGTATCGAATCAACCCGCACATCGCTCCGCTCGTCGAGCAGGAGGACCAGCACAAGCTTGTTGGCCGAATCATCCGCGCGCAGGGGACGAGCACCGTCAAGCAGGTCTTCAACAGCGGGCTCGAGTTCCGCATCTATCAAATCATGACACAGCTGTGCCCGAACCACCTGGTGTTCCCGAACTGCGCGTTGCAGAGCTTCATGAAGTACGAGTTGGTGAAGGAACTCGTGACACCCGAGGACTTCAACTACTACCTGTTGGCAAGCGTGGACCTGCTTGTGGTCAATTCGACAACCTATATGCCGATGCTCGCCATTGAGGTCGACAGCATCTATCACGACACGGAGCGCCAGCAGAAGAACGACGGGAAGAAGGACCGGTTGTTCGCAACAGCCGGGGTCCCGTTCCTGCGCCTGCGCCCGGTCGGTAGCCCCTCCGAGCAGGTCGTGCGCGGCCAGGTGGCGGAGCACCTCGACGAACTGGTCCGCACCCTGCGGCCGGAGATTCCAGGCTACGCGCAGGCCCGCATGCTCCTCGAAGACCTGTCCGGCGGAAAACTCGTTCCTTGAACGAGTCGCGCCGCGAGTCAACTGGTCAAGGCTTGGTGAGCGCTACGCCCGACTAGGCCGGTTCGACGCCAGGCGGGCGGCCAGCCCCGCGACGGGCTCACGTTCTTGGCCTCATGGCCGGCCGGATTTAAACGGTCGTTGGCTATACGCGAAAAGCCCGTCTCAATGCGCTTCCATGCGCTCTCCTTTTCGCTTCTCGATGAACGCCTTTACCATGCGGCGCTCTGGCGCCGCCCTCGTCCTTGCAACAGTGCTGGGCTTCGCCGGCGCCGCAACCGCCGCACCAACCCTTGTCTTCAAGGTGCCTGCCACGGGGCTTACTGTTTTGGGAGCGCCTCCGGTCGGCGGTCCGCGGTCCGAGACGCCGAGCGACTCCGCGTTCAAGGCGGCAAGCGCGAGATTGGTGAATCTCCAAGCATCCGGCGCCCTTACGGTCGGAAGCACTGTCGAGCTGGTGGCCGACGTCGTCGATGCCGAGGGAGCGAAGGCCCCCGACGGTGTGGAGGTCCGATGGGCCGCAGACGTGGGCTTCCTGTCCGCGCCGACCACCTATACGGCCGGAGGAAAGGCCCGCGTCACCCTTGAAGCCCCCACGTTGGCCCAAACGATTCGCGTGACTGGAACGACGCCAAGCAGCGCAGCGTCAACGTCTCTCGAGGTGGCGGCCCGGCCCGACTACGGGCGCGCCACCGTGCTCTACGTCTTCGCAGCGCCCTCCACGATATCCGCGGGCGGCCAGACCACTCTGCGCGCGCTGGTTGCCGACCCGCACGGGAATGGCGTGAGCGACGGAGCAACCGTGCAATGGGAGAGCACGAGTGGAACGCTCAGCGCCGCAACGAGCCGGACCGCCGGCTACGGCGAAGCGACCTCCATCTTGACGGCAGGGGGCAGCCCGGGCATTGCCGTGGTGACCGCAAAGGGGTCGGCCTCCGACCCCGGCAAGTCCATCAATGTCACCGTCAACCGACGGCCCGGGGTCTATTTCGCTCCGCCATTGCCGACCACGGCCGAGGGAGACAACGCCGCCGGCTCAACTTTCAACGTGAACGTGTTTGCGAGCAACACCGCGAGCGTTCCAATGCCGCGCGCCGACTTTGGCTGGGACGGCCAAGGTCCGATGCCTGACATCAGCAGTGGCTGCGCCGCGATGATTCCGGCCTACAGCAACTGCATGGCGACGTACAAGTTCAGCACTGCCCAGCGAGGCACCTACTCCGGCACGCTTCAACTGAAGTTCGATGGCCAGGTCCTCGACGCGGCTCCCCTGACATACACGGTCTACACCAACATCTCACTCACCTCTCCGCAGACCGACGGGCTCATGACCCTGCTCTTCCAGGCACCGTCGCGCACGTCCGGCGACCCGGACGTCTTCACCTTCAACTCGACGTTGACGAATCCCGCTTCCTCGCATGAAGCGGTGTCGGTCGCCGGCGTGCGCGTCTCGGGCATCACCAACGGGACGAGCGTGGGCCTCGGCACCTGTGGGGCTGCCCTCGAGCCTGGGCAAAGCTGCGCGATTCAGGTGGCCTTCGTTCGCCCCTCGAGCTTCGTGACTGCGACGAACTTCTCCGTTTTCGTGGCGAAGCGCAGCCCGGCAGGGCGAGTGGCGGAGCAGCTCTTCATGTTGAGGGTCAGTCCAACCAACTGATAAGGGCTCAAGGCCTGGTCATGGGCGGACGGTAGCCCAAAGACAAGCGACGCCGAAGCGCCGCTTGCTGCCTGCAGTCGATATGCATGGTGCTAGATGCTCTCGTCCTGGTCATTGGCACACCCGAAGGTGACGCAAACGCCCGGCTATACCGAGCGCGCGAGAACATCATAGGCCCAGTCGCGCCGCGGCGCGATGCCGTCAGTCGGCAATTTCAGCGACGGTGCGTGGTCATGGGCCGGCGGCGATGCGCTCCATATGCTCCTCGAGCAGCTTGAACCGGTCGTTCAACTTGTCCATGCGCTGCACATTGCAGTGAAAGCAGAGGAGCGGGCCCCACGCCGTGCCGGCGGGCCGGCCGCAGCGCCACAGGCAGAGCTTGCCCGTGTGGTGTTCTGCGGAATTTCCGGGGTGGTCAGGGTCTTGGTAGGGGAGCATGCGAAGGTATAGGACCGCGATGTCTCTATCGGCAGCGCGCCGCACACGACCAAGAAAAAGCCGCCCGGGTGGGCGGCTGGAAGGAGGTGTAGGGGGCGCCCTGGAGAACCAATGTTCCTGAGGAGGCGCGCGAACGTTGCGCCAGGCTGTCCTACTTGGTGGCAGGCGGAAAAATGCTGGCTCGCAACGCTTTCGACGCTCTTGGGCTGAGTGCCAGGCCGGCCTCGCGCGCATCGCTCAGGATGCATTGCAGGGGCTCTGCTGCG
The genomic region above belongs to Variovorax sp. PBL-E5 and contains:
- a CDS encoding Ig-like domain-containing protein, with amino-acid sequence MNAFTMRRSGAALVLATVLGFAGAATAAPTLVFKVPATGLTVLGAPPVGGPRSETPSDSAFKAASARLVNLQASGALTVGSTVELVADVVDAEGAKAPDGVEVRWAADVGFLSAPTTYTAGGKARVTLEAPTLAQTIRVTGTTPSSAASTSLEVAARPDYGRATVLYVFAAPSTISAGGQTTLRALVADPHGNGVSDGATVQWESTSGTLSAATSRTAGYGEATSILTAGGSPGIAVVTAKGSASDPGKSINVTVNRRPGVYFAPPLPTTAEGDNAAGSTFNVNVFASNTASVPMPRADFGWDGQGPMPDISSGCAAMIPAYSNCMATYKFSTAQRGTYSGTLQLKFDGQVLDAAPLTYTVYTNISLTSPQTDGLMTLLFQAPSRTSGDPDVFTFNSTLTNPASSHEAVSVAGVRVSGITNGTSVGLGTCGAALEPGQSCAIQVAFVRPSSFVTATNFSVFVAKRSPAGRVAEQLFMLRVSPTN